The Commensalibacter nepenthis genome has a window encoding:
- the nuoI gene encoding NADH-quinone oxidoreductase subunit NuoI has protein sequence MGFIDRTARSFLLSELLTGLGITLRYFFKPKATINYPYEKSPLSPRFRGEHALRRYANGEERCIACKLCEATCPAEAITIEAEARSDGSRRTTRYDIDMTKCIYCGLCQEACPVDAIVQGPNYEFATETREELMYNKHKLLSNGDQWESALALRLEQDAPYR, from the coding sequence ATGGGGTTTATCGATAGAACTGCGCGATCCTTTTTATTGTCAGAGTTACTGACAGGTTTAGGAATCACATTACGTTACTTTTTTAAACCAAAAGCAACGATCAATTATCCTTATGAAAAAAGCCCATTATCCCCTCGATTTCGTGGTGAGCATGCGTTACGTCGCTATGCAAATGGTGAAGAACGTTGTATTGCGTGTAAATTATGTGAAGCAACCTGTCCTGCTGAAGCAATTACGATTGAAGCAGAAGCAAGAAGTGATGGTTCAAGAAGAACAACACGCTACGACATTGATATGACCAAATGTATTTATTGTGGGTTATGTCAAGAAGCATGTCCTGTGGATGCTATTGTTCAAGGACCAAATTATGAGTTCGCAACTGAAACCAGAGAAGAGTTAATGTATAATAAACACAAACTATTATCGAATGGTGATCAATGGGAAAGTGCTTTGGCACTGCGGTTGGAACAGGATGCCCCTTATCGGTAG
- a CDS encoding NADH-quinone oxidoreductase subunit J, with protein sequence MMPIILFYIFAVILLLSAVMVVSSRNSVHAALFLVLAFCNASGLFLIAGAEFLAILLVAIYAGAVMILFLFIVMTMQTNLVQLKEGMQHYLPVGFCIAVILVVELILVAVNWHIDPQVADAARQPLLQNMSNTKALGSLIYTDYVFLFQMAGLVLLVAMIGAIVLTLRKRPNNRRQVVARQHMREPNQTLEMSSVDLNKGVDELGGFLRPKETYYGIAQEDSFGPKPGDKMDITEKRQEREQSK encoded by the coding sequence ATGATGCCAATTATTCTTTTTTATATTTTCGCAGTGATCTTGCTGTTATCAGCTGTAATGGTTGTTAGTTCTCGCAATTCTGTTCATGCTGCTTTGTTTCTAGTTTTGGCATTTTGTAATGCGTCAGGATTATTTCTGATTGCTGGTGCAGAATTCTTGGCTATTTTATTGGTTGCAATTTATGCTGGCGCAGTAATGATTTTATTCCTTTTTATTGTCATGACAATGCAAACCAACTTGGTTCAGCTTAAAGAAGGAATGCAGCATTATTTACCTGTTGGTTTTTGTATTGCAGTTATATTGGTGGTTGAACTTATTCTTGTTGCCGTTAATTGGCATATTGATCCACAAGTTGCCGATGCTGCACGTCAACCATTGTTACAAAATATGTCCAATACTAAAGCGTTAGGGTCATTAATTTATACAGATTATGTATTTTTGTTCCAAATGGCAGGTTTGGTTTTATTGGTCGCAATGATTGGTGCAATTGTTTTGACCCTGCGTAAACGCCCAAATAATCGTAGACAAGTTGTTGCTCGTCAACATATGCGTGAGCCTAATCAAACTTTGGAAATGAGTTCCGTAGACTTGAATAAAGGGGTTGATGAATTGGGTGGATTCTTAAGACCAAAAGAAACTTATTACGGCATTGCTCAAGAGGACTCATTCGGACCAAAGCCTGGAGATAAGATGGATATTACAGAAAAAAGACAAGAGCGGGAGCAGTCAAAATGA
- the nuoG gene encoding NADH-quinone oxidoreductase subunit NuoG, with protein sequence MAKVIVDGIPVEVPNGSSVLQACEAAGKEIPRFCYHDKLSVAGNCRMCMVEITGARKPLVSSCSQPVMEGMQVTTDSETVRAARRSTMELLLINHPLDCPICDQGGECDLQDQAVGYGRDCSRYTDEKRAVVDKYMGPLIRTVMTRCIQCTRCVRFTNEIAGTAELGGIFRGTNMEITPFIEQSLVSELSGNLIDVCPVGALTSKPTAFYYRSWELKNTDSIDVVDAVGTNIMLQIRGNEVMRVLPRRNDDVNEEWLSDKGRFSLDGLKRRRLDRPWIKKNGKLVEASWSETIQYVADKLKMVAADRIGAIAGDLCDAESMSALKHLMNTLGSSNTDCRQDNAYYDISERGNYVFNTTIAGIEDADALLVIGSFPRQEAPVLNARIRKRWLSLTEQFPIAYIGELPDDPTYKVDHFGDSPELINDLLSGNHAFAEILKNAKKPMIILGHGALTRPDSKIIFEKTMALANAINAVSESWNGFNILHHAASRVAGLDLGFVPQGQGKDITAMVNGGVDALWLLGADEVDLSGLPPECFVIYQGHHGERAASRADVILPGAAYTEKSGTYINTEGRVQRSFRAICPPGEAKEEWSVIYSIGQALSVEHPYRDLETLRHYMAEVNPVFAQCGLVKNSVNVSVGDGVQGNFEKQELRAVISDYFLTNSISRASVTMNECSKLRYAPSAEAAE encoded by the coding sequence ATGGCAAAAGTAATCGTAGATGGTATTCCTGTAGAAGTACCAAATGGTTCTTCTGTATTGCAAGCTTGCGAAGCTGCAGGAAAAGAAATTCCTCGTTTTTGTTATCATGACAAATTATCTGTTGCTGGTAATTGCAGAATGTGTATGGTCGAAATTACAGGCGCTCGTAAGCCTTTGGTTTCTTCATGCTCTCAACCGGTAATGGAAGGGATGCAAGTTACAACAGATTCTGAAACGGTTCGTGCAGCACGTCGAAGTACAATGGAGCTTTTGTTAATTAATCATCCTCTGGATTGTCCAATTTGCGATCAAGGTGGTGAATGTGATTTGCAAGATCAAGCCGTTGGATATGGACGAGATTGTTCTCGTTATACCGATGAAAAACGCGCTGTGGTTGACAAATATATGGGTCCATTGATTCGTACTGTGATGACACGGTGTATTCAATGTACACGTTGTGTTCGTTTTACCAATGAAATTGCTGGAACTGCTGAGTTAGGAGGTATTTTTCGTGGCACGAACATGGAAATTACTCCTTTTATTGAGCAAAGTTTGGTATCTGAACTTTCAGGTAACTTAATTGATGTTTGTCCAGTTGGTGCGTTAACTTCTAAACCAACAGCGTTTTATTATCGTTCTTGGGAATTAAAAAATACAGATTCTATCGACGTTGTTGATGCAGTTGGTACTAATATCATGCTACAGATACGTGGTAACGAAGTGATGCGTGTTTTACCTCGCAGAAATGATGATGTTAATGAAGAATGGCTTTCTGACAAAGGACGTTTTTCTTTGGATGGGCTTAAACGTCGCCGTTTAGATCGTCCATGGATTAAAAAGAACGGTAAACTTGTTGAAGCCTCTTGGTCTGAAACTATTCAATATGTTGCTGATAAATTAAAAATGGTTGCTGCTGATCGTATTGGTGCAATCGCTGGTGATTTATGTGATGCAGAGAGTATGTCGGCATTAAAACATTTAATGAACACATTGGGATCATCAAATACCGATTGCCGTCAAGACAATGCGTATTACGATATTTCTGAACGTGGGAATTATGTATTCAACACGACGATCGCAGGGATTGAAGATGCTGATGCTTTATTGGTAATTGGTTCATTCCCAAGGCAAGAGGCTCCTGTATTAAATGCACGTATTCGTAAACGGTGGCTGTCTTTAACAGAGCAATTCCCAATTGCTTATATTGGTGAGCTTCCAGACGATCCAACGTATAAAGTTGACCATTTTGGGGATAGCCCAGAACTCATCAATGATCTTTTATCAGGTAATCATGCGTTTGCTGAAATTTTGAAAAATGCAAAAAAACCTATGATTATTTTAGGTCATGGTGCGTTAACACGTCCTGATTCAAAAATAATCTTTGAAAAAACGATGGCTTTGGCGAATGCTATTAATGCGGTTTCAGAGAGCTGGAATGGGTTCAACATATTGCATCATGCGGCATCTCGTGTTGCAGGTCTTGATTTAGGCTTTGTTCCACAAGGGCAAGGTAAAGACATTACCGCGATGGTAAATGGCGGTGTGGATGCTTTATGGTTGCTTGGTGCAGATGAAGTTGATCTTTCTGGATTACCCCCTGAATGTTTTGTGATTTATCAAGGGCATCATGGAGAACGCGCAGCCTCTCGTGCAGATGTGATTTTACCAGGTGCTGCCTATACAGAAAAATCTGGAACTTATATAAATACAGAAGGGCGTGTTCAACGGAGTTTCCGTGCGATATGTCCTCCTGGTGAAGCAAAAGAAGAATGGTCAGTGATTTATTCTATTGGTCAGGCATTATCTGTTGAGCATCCTTATCGAGATTTAGAAACATTGCGTCACTATATGGCAGAGGTAAATCCAGTTTTCGCACAATGTGGATTGGTTAAAAATTCTGTAAATGTTTCTGTTGGTGATGGTGTGCAAGGAAACTTTGAAAAGCAAGAGCTTAGAGCTGTTATCTCAGATTATTTCTTAACAAATTCAATTAGTCGGGCAAGTGTGACAATGAATGAATGTTCGAAGTTGCGGTATGCACCTTCGGCTGAGGCAGCGGAGTAA
- a CDS encoding NADH-quinone oxidoreductase subunit C codes for MPRLQVIGFMLCTSVQGVVKADFEQDELVVLVELNHLMDLLILLKEHPLCRYEQLMDLCGADYPQRPDRFDIVYNLLSVSLNQRIRVIAHTDEQTPVPSVRNLWKCADWWERECYDMFGVLFSGQPDLRRILTDYGFDGHPLRKDFPLTGYVEVHYDADQNKVVYEPVKLTQDMRDFDFDSPWEGLVTLPGDEKIHEKRQNIKPYSL; via the coding sequence ATGCCTCGTTTGCAAGTAATTGGTTTTATGTTGTGTACTTCTGTTCAAGGAGTAGTTAAAGCTGATTTCGAGCAAGATGAGCTTGTTGTTTTGGTTGAATTAAACCATCTTATGGATTTGCTTATTTTATTAAAAGAGCATCCTTTATGTCGTTATGAACAATTAATGGATTTATGTGGAGCTGATTATCCGCAGCGTCCAGATCGTTTTGATATTGTTTATAATTTGCTATCTGTTTCATTAAATCAACGTATCCGTGTTATTGCTCATACTGATGAACAAACCCCAGTACCTTCCGTTCGTAATCTATGGAAATGTGCAGATTGGTGGGAACGCGAATGTTATGATATGTTTGGTGTTTTATTCTCAGGTCAACCTGATTTACGTCGAATTTTGACGGATTATGGTTTTGATGGGCATCCTTTGCGTAAAGATTTTCCTTTAACAGGGTATGTAGAAGTGCATTATGATGCCGATCAAAATAAAGTGGTTTATGAGCCTGTAAAATTGACTCAGGATATGAGAGATTTTGACTTTGATTCTCCTTGGGAGGGCTTGGTTACCCTGCCAGGTGATGAGAAAATCCATGAGAAACGTCAAAATATTAAGCCGTATTCTTTGTAA
- the nuoH gene encoding NADH-quinone oxidoreductase subunit NuoH — MEHFFLHTMVGSIVLIVLKVLAVLVPLLIGVAYLTWIERKVLAAIMLRKGPNVVGPFGLLQPFADAVKMIFKETIIPAKANRALFFIAPILGFSLSMLAWAVIPANDGWAVANLNIGILYLLAISSISIYATLLAGWGSNSKYALLGAMRAAAQMISYELAMGLVIASILLLVGSGNLNDIVLAQRHVWFFLPMFPMFIIFFISCLAETNRPPFDFAVGESELVAGFFAEYSSMAFGLFFLAEYGNMILMSAIISILFLGGWLPPFDCVPFTWIPGPFWLIIKILICLFCFIWVRSAFPRYRYDQLMRLGWKVFLPFTLAWVVLTAGFMMATGIGIYGGAG; from the coding sequence GTGGAGCATTTCTTTTTACATACGATGGTTGGATCGATTGTTCTGATTGTTTTAAAGGTTCTTGCGGTTTTAGTCCCATTATTGATTGGGGTAGCATATCTGACGTGGATTGAACGTAAAGTATTGGCTGCAATTATGCTTCGTAAAGGACCAAACGTTGTTGGACCTTTTGGACTGTTGCAACCTTTTGCTGATGCTGTGAAAATGATTTTTAAAGAAACCATTATCCCAGCCAAAGCAAATCGCGCTCTTTTCTTTATTGCACCTATTCTTGGTTTTTCACTTTCGATGCTCGCTTGGGCAGTTATCCCCGCGAATGACGGCTGGGCGGTTGCGAATTTGAATATTGGTATTTTATATTTATTAGCCATTTCTTCAATCAGTATTTATGCAACATTGCTTGCTGGTTGGGGGTCTAATTCAAAATATGCATTACTGGGGGCGATGCGTGCTGCGGCACAGATGATTTCTTATGAGTTGGCAATGGGGTTGGTTATTGCGTCTATTTTATTATTAGTAGGCAGTGGTAATTTGAATGATATTGTGTTGGCACAACGACATGTTTGGTTCTTTTTACCCATGTTCCCCATGTTCATTATTTTCTTTATTTCTTGTTTAGCAGAAACAAATCGTCCACCATTTGATTTTGCTGTTGGTGAAAGTGAATTGGTTGCTGGGTTCTTTGCTGAATATTCATCCATGGCTTTTGGTTTATTTTTCTTGGCTGAATATGGAAATATGATTTTAATGTCAGCCATTATCAGTATTTTATTCCTTGGTGGATGGCTGCCTCCATTTGACTGCGTTCCATTTACGTGGATACCGGGACCTTTTTGGTTGATTATCAAGATTTTAATTTGCTTATTCTGCTTTATTTGGGTCAGAAGTGCTTTTCCAAGATATCGTTACGATCAATTAATGCGTTTGGGATGGAAAGTATTCTTGCCATTTACATTGGCTTGGGTTGTATTGACAGCAGGCTTTATGATGGCTACGGGCATTGGTATTTATGGAGGAGCAGGTTAA
- the nuoL gene encoding NADH-quinone oxidoreductase subunit L, with product MAPITSSLFAISVFAPLGGFLIAGLLGRVLGDKFAKLISIFGMFVAVVFSWCVLGSMLHSGIGSTIVPIFEWIHAGNFNVSWYLRMDMLSVSMLTMVTSVSLLVHIYSVGYMSHETMPTYRFFAYLSLFTFSMLMLVTSDNLIELFFGWEAVGLSSYLLIGYWYTRPSAIAAAIKAFVVNRIADLFFLVGICVLFLLSGSVFYDDIFHKIPELANTQYHLLGYSFQAYEFIALLLFIGAMGKSAQLFLHVWLPDAMEGPTPVSALIHAATMVTAGVFLMARMSPLVEFAPHVKMFIVIMGATTAFFAGTVALAQPDIKKSIAYSTCSQLGYMFVAVGVGAYQVAMFHLTTHAFFKALLFLGAGSVIHALHDEQDMFKMGGLSKKLPATCLLMWIGCLALGGIFPFAGYWSKDAIMEAAWMSGSTVGHYAWIMTAITAFLTAFYSWRLLFLVFHGKPKDQKLYDHAHESSFVMTLPMCVLATGAVIGGFVLEPYYIGHHQLAFWNDSIFNAPTNHIMTLMHHTPYLIAKAPLALGILGIVVAFVCYIVAPKIPVMMASGLKGVYQFLLNAWYFDKLYDFIFVRPYVVFSKLLWKVGDQEIVEGMPVALARITDRTAKGVSWIQNGSFAFYAFTMAIGLVVVLATFLIYH from the coding sequence ATGGCACCAATAACATCATCGTTATTTGCAATATCTGTTTTTGCCCCATTGGGTGGATTTTTAATTGCTGGATTATTAGGTAGAGTTCTTGGCGACAAGTTTGCTAAATTAATTTCTATCTTTGGAATGTTTGTGGCTGTTGTATTCTCGTGGTGTGTGTTAGGGAGCATGCTTCATTCAGGTATTGGCAGCACAATCGTACCAATATTTGAGTGGATTCACGCTGGTAATTTTAATGTCAGCTGGTATCTTAGAATGGATATGCTATCTGTATCTATGTTGACAATGGTAACTAGTGTATCTTTGCTAGTGCATATTTACAGCGTTGGCTACATGTCTCATGAAACCATGCCGACCTATCGCTTCTTTGCATATTTATCATTATTTACGTTTAGTATGTTAATGTTGGTGACCTCTGATAATTTAATTGAATTATTCTTTGGTTGGGAAGCTGTTGGACTGTCCAGTTATCTGTTAATTGGATATTGGTATACACGTCCTTCTGCAATTGCTGCGGCGATTAAAGCGTTTGTAGTTAATCGTATTGCTGATTTATTTTTTCTTGTCGGGATTTGTGTGTTATTTCTTTTATCAGGTTCTGTATTTTATGATGACATTTTTCATAAAATCCCTGAATTGGCGAACACACAATATCATCTATTGGGATATAGCTTTCAAGCATATGAATTTATCGCATTGCTTTTATTTATTGGTGCAATGGGTAAATCAGCTCAGTTATTTTTGCATGTTTGGTTGCCTGACGCGATGGAGGGGCCAACACCTGTATCAGCATTAATTCATGCTGCGACAATGGTGACTGCGGGTGTCTTCTTAATGGCACGTATGTCGCCATTAGTTGAGTTTGCCCCACATGTGAAAATGTTTATCGTGATTATGGGGGCTACAACAGCGTTTTTTGCTGGAACTGTGGCACTGGCTCAACCTGATATTAAAAAGTCAATTGCATATTCAACTTGTTCTCAATTAGGATATATGTTCGTTGCAGTGGGTGTTGGTGCGTATCAAGTTGCGATGTTCCATTTGACAACACATGCGTTCTTCAAGGCTTTATTGTTCCTTGGTGCAGGTTCTGTTATTCATGCATTACATGATGAACAAGACATGTTCAAAATGGGTGGGTTGTCTAAGAAATTACCAGCCACTTGTTTGTTAATGTGGATCGGTTGTTTGGCATTGGGTGGGATTTTCCCATTCGCAGGATATTGGTCAAAAGATGCAATTATGGAAGCTGCATGGATGTCAGGTAGCACCGTGGGGCATTATGCTTGGATCATGACAGCGATTACCGCATTTTTAACAGCTTTCTATAGTTGGCGTTTATTATTTTTGGTTTTCCATGGCAAACCAAAAGATCAAAAATTATACGATCATGCGCATGAGTCATCTTTTGTAATGACATTACCCATGTGTGTGTTGGCAACGGGTGCAGTTATTGGTGGTTTCGTATTAGAACCTTATTATATTGGTCATCATCAATTGGCTTTTTGGAATGATTCAATTTTTAATGCACCCACAAATCATATTATGACGTTAATGCATCATACGCCTTACTTGATTGCGAAAGCACCTTTGGCTCTGGGTATATTAGGTATTGTTGTTGCCTTTGTTTGTTATATTGTGGCACCTAAGATTCCGGTTATGATGGCTTCTGGGTTAAAAGGAGTTTATCAATTCCTGTTAAATGCATGGTATTTCGACAAATTATATGATTTTATTTTCGTACGTCCTTATGTCGTATTTTCCAAGTTATTGTGGAAAGTAGGAGATCAAGAAATTGTTGAAGGAATGCCTGTTGCGCTTGCGCGAATAACTGATCGTACAGCAAAAGGAGTTTCTTGGATTCAAAATGGTTCTTTTGCTTTTTATGCTTTTACCATGGCAATTGGGTTGGTGGTGGTTCTTGCCACTTTCCTGATCTATCATTGA
- the nuoF gene encoding NADH-quinone oxidoreductase subunit NuoF — MLSDKDRIYLNLHGQDDWKLAGARRRGDWDNTKDILALGRETIIKTVIDSGLRGRGGAGFSTGLKWSFMPKNDGPLPHYLVINGDESEPGTCKDREVMRHEPHKIVEGALLASFAIGAHTAYIYIRGEYYNEANRLQAAIDEAYEAGLIGKNACGSGWDFDFYIHRGAGAYICGEETAQLESLEGKKGQPRLKPPFPAGKGLYGCPTTINNVESISVTPTILRRGSAWFAGIGRPNNTGPKLMAISGHVNTPCVFEEALGLPIKEVIETHGGGVRGGWDNLLAVIPGGTSMPMLNKEACEATLFDFDGLRDAGSGLGTACMVVMDKSTDIIRAVTLLSKFYKHESCGQCTPCREGSNWVLKVMQRMTEGRAEIEEIDMLMDVTKSIENTTICAMGMSVAWPVQALIRNFRPVMEQRIMDYKKSRGGASQIQVPSDAAIGGL; from the coding sequence ATGTTAAGTGATAAGGATCGTATTTATCTTAATTTACATGGCCAGGATGATTGGAAATTGGCTGGCGCACGCCGTCGTGGTGATTGGGATAATACCAAGGATATATTGGCTTTGGGTCGTGAAACAATCATTAAAACGGTCATAGATTCAGGTCTTCGTGGTCGTGGTGGTGCAGGATTCTCTACAGGTTTAAAATGGTCTTTTATGCCTAAGAATGACGGTCCTTTGCCTCATTATCTTGTGATTAATGGGGATGAATCAGAGCCAGGGACTTGTAAAGATCGTGAAGTAATGCGACATGAACCCCATAAAATTGTTGAAGGGGCATTACTGGCTTCTTTTGCGATTGGTGCTCATACGGCATATATTTATATTCGTGGTGAATATTATAATGAAGCAAATCGTTTGCAGGCTGCGATTGACGAGGCTTATGAAGCTGGTTTGATTGGCAAAAATGCTTGTGGCAGTGGTTGGGATTTTGATTTTTATATTCATCGTGGTGCAGGGGCTTATATCTGTGGTGAAGAAACGGCTCAGTTGGAAAGTTTAGAGGGTAAAAAAGGGCAGCCCCGTTTAAAACCACCTTTTCCTGCAGGTAAAGGACTATATGGTTGTCCAACAACGATTAACAACGTTGAAAGTATTTCTGTAACACCAACTATTTTGCGTCGTGGCTCTGCTTGGTTTGCTGGAATTGGTCGTCCAAATAATACGGGACCTAAATTAATGGCGATCTCTGGGCATGTGAATACGCCTTGTGTTTTCGAAGAGGCTTTGGGGCTGCCAATTAAAGAGGTTATTGAAACGCATGGCGGTGGTGTTCGTGGTGGATGGGATAATTTGTTAGCAGTTATTCCTGGTGGCACTTCAATGCCGATGTTAAACAAAGAGGCTTGTGAAGCTACGCTGTTTGATTTTGACGGATTACGGGATGCTGGTTCTGGTTTGGGAACTGCTTGTATGGTGGTGATGGATAAATCCACAGATATTATTCGTGCTGTAACTTTGCTTTCAAAATTTTATAAGCATGAAAGTTGTGGGCAATGTACACCATGTCGTGAGGGTTCAAACTGGGTGCTGAAAGTCATGCAACGCATGACCGAAGGGCGTGCAGAAATTGAAGAAATTGACATGTTGATGGATGTGACCAAAAGCATTGAAAATACAACAATTTGTGCAATGGGCATGTCTGTTGCTTGGCCTGTTCAAGCATTAATTCGTAATTTTCGACCTGTCATGGAACAACGAATTATGGATTATAAAAAATCACGTGGTGGAGCCTCACAGATTCAGGTTCCAAGTGATGCGGCAATAGGGGGCTTATAG
- a CDS encoding complex I 24 kDa subunit family protein has translation MSEESMNIQPAEFSFDRESEQQIEKILAKYPAARKASAVISLLYVVQNQMNRQTKSAWIPKVAMSVVAERLEISPMRVFEVATFYTMFNLKPIGQYHLQVCATTPCWLRGSDDIVTACKEATGIKEFGQTSKDGMFTLSEVECLGACANAPILQVDHDYYEDMTAESTIKLIDLLRQGKKPSHGSMIDRFNSAPIGKKFSQNTEAKDVK, from the coding sequence ATGTCAGAGGAATCTATGAATATACAACCTGCTGAATTTTCTTTCGATCGAGAAAGTGAACAGCAAATTGAAAAAATATTAGCAAAATATCCTGCTGCACGAAAAGCGAGTGCTGTTATTTCGTTATTATATGTGGTTCAAAATCAAATGAATCGTCAAACGAAGAGTGCATGGATCCCAAAGGTTGCAATGTCTGTCGTCGCTGAACGTCTAGAGATTTCACCTATGCGTGTTTTTGAAGTTGCAACATTTTATACAATGTTCAATTTGAAACCTATTGGTCAATATCATTTGCAAGTTTGTGCGACAACGCCTTGTTGGTTAAGAGGATCGGACGATATTGTGACTGCTTGTAAAGAAGCAACGGGTATCAAAGAGTTTGGACAAACTAGCAAAGATGGAATGTTTACACTTTCCGAGGTAGAATGTCTGGGCGCATGTGCTAATGCACCTATTTTACAAGTCGATCATGATTATTACGAAGATATGACCGCAGAGAGTACAATCAAATTAATTGATCTGTTGCGACAGGGAAAAAAACCTTCACATGGTTCAATGATTGATCGCTTTAACTCTGCACCCATAGGTAAGAAATTTTCACAAAATACAGAGGCCAAAGATGTTAAGTGA
- a CDS encoding NADH-quinone oxidoreductase subunit D codes for MSSEVIKKELATKTEELNAQVKQNISHVLSGDSHTLNFGPQHPSAHGVLRVVMELEGEIIKRATPHIGLLHRGTEKLLEHKAYHKGLPYFDRLDYASPMSEEHAYVLATEKLLRVDVPDRAKWIRVLFAEITRILNHLLNVTAMGLDCGAMTPALWAYEERERLMEFYEGVSGARFHANYFRHGGVAKDLPAGMEEKIGKWVQHFPKIVDDIEGLLTNNRIWKQRTVGIGVCTTEEALSWGFSGPCLRASGVPWDLRRSQPYDNYDKVDFQVPVARQGDSYDRYLIRVIEMRESAKIIEQCLNKMQPGAIKVENEKISPPKRKDMKHSMESLINHFKLYSGGFHVPAGTTYTAVESPKGEFGVYLVADGGTKPYRCKIRPTGFSHLQALGELSHRHMLADMVAIIGSMDLVFGEVDR; via the coding sequence ATGAGTAGCGAAGTGATAAAAAAAGAATTGGCAACCAAAACAGAAGAATTAAATGCTCAAGTAAAGCAGAATATTTCTCATGTTTTATCTGGTGATTCTCATACGTTAAATTTTGGTCCTCAACATCCATCTGCACATGGTGTGTTGCGTGTTGTGATGGAGTTAGAGGGCGAAATTATTAAGCGTGCAACACCGCATATTGGGCTGTTGCATCGTGGTACGGAAAAATTATTAGAGCATAAAGCATATCATAAAGGTCTTCCTTATTTTGATCGTTTGGACTATGCTTCTCCAATGAGTGAAGAGCATGCGTATGTTCTTGCAACTGAAAAATTGTTGCGTGTTGACGTGCCTGATAGAGCAAAATGGATACGTGTTTTATTTGCGGAAATTACCCGTATTTTAAATCATTTATTAAACGTAACAGCAATGGGCTTGGATTGCGGTGCGATGACACCTGCATTATGGGCTTATGAAGAACGTGAACGTTTGATGGAATTTTATGAAGGTGTGTCTGGTGCGCGTTTTCATGCGAATTATTTTCGTCATGGTGGTGTGGCAAAAGACTTGCCTGCTGGAATGGAAGAAAAAATCGGTAAATGGGTTCAACATTTCCCAAAGATTGTTGATGATATCGAAGGTCTTTTAACAAATAATCGTATCTGGAAACAAAGAACGGTTGGTATCGGTGTTTGTACGACTGAGGAAGCACTATCATGGGGGTTCTCTGGTCCTTGTTTACGAGCATCTGGAGTTCCATGGGATTTGCGTCGCTCTCAGCCATATGATAATTATGACAAGGTTGATTTCCAAGTGCCCGTTGCGCGTCAAGGAGATTCGTATGATCGTTATTTAATCAGAGTTATCGAGATGCGGGAAAGCGCCAAGATTATTGAGCAATGTTTGAATAAAATGCAGCCTGGGGCGATAAAGGTTGAAAATGAAAAGATTTCTCCTCCTAAGCGTAAAGATATGAAACATTCTATGGAATCTTTGATTAACCACTTTAAACTTTACAGTGGTGGTTTCCATGTTCCTGCTGGCACAACTTATACGGCTGTTGAAAGTCCCAAGGGAGAATTTGGAGTGTATTTGGTTGCTGATGGTGGAACAAAACCGTATCGTTGTAAAATACGTCCAACTGGTTTCTCTCATTTGCAAGCATTAGGTGAATTGTCACATCGTCATATGTTGGCTGATATGGTGGCGATTATTGGCTCTATGGATTTGGTTTTCGGTGAAGTGGATAGATAG
- the nuoK gene encoding NADH-quinone oxidoreductase subunit NuoK, translated as MNILNTVGIAPYLIVSGLLFTIGLFGIFASRKNLIVILMSIELMLLSANLNLIAFSSALENLTGQVMVMFTLTVAAAESAIGLAIVMVYYRNRHSVEVQDTTMMKG; from the coding sequence ATGAATATTTTGAATACAGTAGGGATTGCACCGTATCTGATTGTAAGCGGGCTTTTATTTACAATTGGTTTGTTTGGGATTTTTGCAAGTAGAAAGAATTTGATCGTTATTTTAATGTCGATTGAATTGATGTTATTATCTGCTAATCTTAATTTAATTGCTTTTTCTTCAGCTTTGGAAAATTTGACAGGTCAAGTTATGGTAATGTTTACCTTGACAGTCGCAGCAGCAGAATCTGCGATTGGTTTGGCAATTGTGATGGTTTATTATAGAAACCGTCATTCCGTCGAAGTTCAAGACACAACGATGATGAAAGGGTAA